A genomic region of Metopolophium dirhodum isolate CAU chromosome 1, ASM1992520v1, whole genome shotgun sequence contains the following coding sequences:
- the LOC132941974 gene encoding 52 kDa repressor of the inhibitor of the protein kinase-like: MKRGALDNFFKPKPKKPFTGALLNQHESQEHNQPVCSTSIIDASNVIMKDGKFRALLRFRANFGDENLKNHLINSNKNSTYLSPSIQNEIIDICGQLIRKNIVTKINKAGCFSILFDETLDVSGTEQLSMCVRYVDQNNQLREDFLCFLPVYDLTGENLTQIILEEREKLGLDLNKLIGQGYDGAGNMSGQFNGVQSRIRQLYPKAVFVHCASHRLNLALSSALSTKNVRNCLGVMKDIINLFRNNALAGETLKNSILELIPETKKTRLVGLCETRFIERHEAVNVFVELFEPIIVSLQNIQETDRAISAKACSLLAAVEKSCFIISLLVCENLLSFTLPLSHYLQSPKRDLSSTVDYAKHIIKRLKHVRQNPNESFTQIFQEARKLSKMYFDTEIKIPCTTNKQNYRDNYSCNSPEEYYKISVFLPCLDGFILHLENRRKKLT, encoded by the exons atgaaGAGAGGAGcacttgacaatttttttaaacctaaaccaaaaaaaccatttactgGTGCGCTTTTAAATCAACATGAAAGTCAAGAACATAATCAACCAGTGTGCAGTACTTCAATAATTGATGCATCAAATGTT ATTATGAAAGATGGTAAATTTCGTGCTTTACTTCGTTTTCGAGCAAATTTTGgcgatgaaaatttaaaaaatcatttaataaatagtaataaaaactcTACTTATCTAAGCCCATCtattcaaaatgaaataatagacATTTGTGGCCAACTTAttcgaaaaaatattgtaactaaaataaataaagccgGTTGCTTTTCAATTCTTTTTGACGAAACTTTAGATGTATCTGGTACTGAGCAACTATCTATGTGTGTCCGTTATGTAGATCAAAATAATCAGCTCCGTGAAgactttttatgttttttaccaGTATATGATCTCACTGGAGAAAATTtaactcaaataattttagaagaACGTGAAAAATTGGGTTTGgatttaaataaacttatcGGGCAAGGCTATGATGGTGCAGGCAACATGAGTGGACAGTTTAATGGTGTACAATCAAGAATACGACAATTATATCCAAAAGCTGTCTTTGTTCATTGTGCATCGCATCGATTAAATCTTGCTTTATCTTCGGCTTTATCtacaaaaaatgttagaaaTTGTCTTGGTGTGATgaaagatattattaatttattcaggAATAATGCTTTAGCGGGAGAAActcttaaaaattctattttagaaCTTATTCCAGAAACCAAAAAAACACGTTTAGTCGGCTTATGCGAAACACGTTTTATTGAACGACACGAAGCAGTTAATGTTTTTGTAGAACTTTTTGAACCAATTATAGTTAGTTTGCAAAATATTCAAGAAACAGATCGTGCAATTTCAGCAAAGGCTTGTTCACTTTTGGCAGCTGTAgaaaaaagttgttttataatttcattacttGTCTGTGAAAATCTTTTAAGTTTCACTCTACCATTGTCACATTATTTGCAAAGCCCTAAACGTGACCTTTCATCTACTGTTGATTAtgctaaacatattataaagaggCTGAAACATGTGAGACAAAATCCAAATGAATCGTTTACACAAATATTTCAAGAGGCTAGgaaattatctaaaatgtattttgatactgaaattaaaattcctTGTACTacgaataaacaaaattatagggACAATTATTCATGTAATTCACCAGaagagtattataaaatatctgtattttTACCGTGTTTAgatggttttattttacatcTCGAAAATAG ACGAAAAAAACTAACTTAA
- the LOC132934968 gene encoding putative nuclease HARBI1 — translation MDSTKKGVLIVCDMLRKEILKKKQEALKKKRLWVRQWISRRNSVGASNSLCFELRNEDPSSYKNFLRMDYYLFQYLLEKVKPLIQKEDTFFRKALPARTKLEIVLRFLATGNSFTSLQYLFRVPKNTISTFLPDVCNAIYTALKEFIEVPRKEEEWKKIQNGFNLRWNFPNCVGALDGKHVVVKKPPGTGTEYFNYKNSCSIVLMASVDHDYCFRYVDIGAKGRQSDGGIFADCSLKYAIENNKLNLPKDAVFVADEAFPMKPYLMKPYARRNLTKEQKIFNYRLSRARRIVENAFGILTSRFRVYEKPISLIPEKVDSIVNATCALHNWLRIKSPNTYTPSGTFDYEDLDNCNWSPGSWRNEIQPTGIINMTSHPPRYPSTSATTLREKYTQYFNNEGAVPWQDNMIF, via the exons ATGGATTCAACAAAAAAAGGAGTACTTATTGTTTGCGATATGCTTCGTAAAGAAATCTTAAAAAAGAAGCAagaagctttaaaaaaaaaaagattatggGTTCGAcaatggattagtagaagaaatagtGTTGGCGCATCAAATAGTTTATGTTTTGAATTAAGAAATGAAGATCCATCATCATACAAAAACTTTTTGAGAATGGATTATTacctttttcaatatttactgGAGAAAGTTAAACCATTAATTCAAAAAGAAGACACTTTTTTTAGAAAAGCATTACCTGCACGTACAAAATTGGAAATAGTACTTCGTTTTTTGGCCACAGGCAATTCTTTTACCAGTCTTCAATATTTATTCAGAGTACCTAAGAACACAATAAGTACGTTTCTACCAGATGTATGCAATGCTATTTATACTGCATTGAAAGAATTCATTGAA GTCCCTAGAAAAGAAGAAGAAtggaaaaaaatccaaaatggTTTCAATTTGCGTTGGAATTTTCCTAACTGCGTTGGTGCCCTTGACGGGAAACATGTAGTTGTAAAAAAACCACCGGGGACAGGGACTGAGTACTTCAACTACAAAAATTCTTGTAGTATAGTCTTAATGGCAAGTGTAGATCATGATTATTGCTTTCGTTATGTAGATATTGGAGCAAAAGGAAGACAGTCGGATGGTGGTATATTTGCAGATTGTTccttaaaatatgcaattgaaaataataaactaaacctCCCAAAAGACGCAGTTTTTGTTGCCGATGAAGCGTTTCCTATGAAACCATATTTAATGAAACCATATGCCCGAAGAAATTTAACAAAagaacaaaaaatttttaactatagattGTCAAGAGCTAGGCGTATAGTAGAAAATGCTTTTGGAATTTTAACAAGTCGATTTAGAGTTTATGAAAAACCAATATCACTTATTCCAGAAAAGGTAGACAGTATCGTAAATGCTACTTGTGCTTTACATAATTGGCTAAGAATAAAATCGCCTAATACCTACACACCATCGGGTACATTTGATTATGAAGATTTAGATAATTGTAATTGGTCTCCCGGATCATGGCGTAATGAAATACAACCAACAGGAATTATAAATATGACTTCTCATCCACCGAGATATCCGTCGACATCAGCCACAACATTGCGAGaaaaatacacacaatattttaataacgaagGTGCTGTTCCATGGCAggataatatgattttttaa
- the LOC132934969 gene encoding uncharacterized protein LOC132934969 has protein sequence MASKSKYSLNEENVLKLITLYRHHEVLWNVKLDQYKNKDARNQAYKLISEEMNETNFGPSDVPTKIKNLRTAYHQEKRKVEDSKKSGSGANDVYKPKVFWFEALDIFLHPVVESRKTHSNLEMLIEKDYESQSNSVCENLTSAESIKLNSSFSSVENNATLISTVNNTSQLLSDLSEKVLSPPLPPPRALKRSISKKRKNEVSDTTYLDNALKKLDEISDKTTQPLEMNEFDAFGNLVSTMLKKLPINLAFQAQSDIHSLLIKYKLQAVQPSGVFNFSQTPVIYNQQATNDIHVDYSSGHNTTLAVPSTSNQMSNESNGSSAYSSNDDIFSL, from the exons ATGGCCTCCAAATCAAAATATAGTTTGAACGAAGAAAATGTACTAAAACTAATTACTTTGTATCGTCATCACGAAGTACTATGGAACGTAAAACTGGACCAATATAAGAACAAAGATGCACGGAACCAggcatataaattaatatctgaAGAAATGAATGAAACTAATTTTGGACCATCTGATGTtccaaccaaaataaaaaatttacgtACGGCCTACCACcaagaaaaaagaaaagtagAGGATTCAAAAAAGTCTGGATCAGGTGCCAACGATGTATATAAACCAAAAGTATTTTGGTTTGAAGCACTTGATATATTTTTGCATCCGGTTGTCGAATCAAGGAAAACTCACtctaatttg gaaATGCTCATTGAAAAAGATTACGAATCTCAGTCAAATTCTGTTTGTGAAAATTTAACATCAGCCGAGTCCATTAAGCTGAATAGTTCTTTTTCATCAGTTGAAAATAATGCTACATTAATCTCTACAGTTAACAATACATCCCAACTATTATCGGACTTATCAGAAAAAGTTTTATCACCTCCGCTACCACCTCCACGGGCTTTAAAACgatcaatttcaaaaaaaaggaaaaatgaaGTGTCGGATACAACATATCTTGATAATGCTCTAAAAAAATTAGACGAAATATCTGATAAAACAACACAACCGTTGGAAATGAACGAATTTGATGCATTTGGTAATTTAGTATcaacaatgttaaaaaaattacccaTAAATTTAGCATTTCAGGCACAAAGTGATATACATAGCTtacttattaagtataaattgcAAGCTGTACAACCAAGTGGAGTATTTAACTTTTCACAAACACCAgttatttataatcaacaaGCTACTAATGATATACATGTGGATTATTCATCAGGGCACAACACAACATTAGCAGTTCCATCAACCAGTAATCAAATGTCAAATGAAAGTAATGGTTCATCAGCCTATTCTTCAAATGAtgatattttttctttgtaa